From a single Bacillota bacterium genomic region:
- a CDS encoding MBL fold metallo-hydrolase: MVDFKAHASSSAGNLYTVTDGGKTLVIECGVRFKTLQSALGFSLSSVSGLLVSHAHQDHAACIQDVLRASVPCYMSEGTAQALGVAGHHRTHILTGLRQVDIGGWTVLPFGVIHDADEPLGFLIVAPGGDRLVYAVDTAYVPYRFERLSVIAIEANFSLDTIRRNVASGEIALSHKNRVIQNHMSIERALDMLRANDLSQVREIHLLHLSDGNSDAEAFRRQVQELTGKPVYVAARQ; encoded by the coding sequence ATGGTCGACTTCAAGGCTCATGCCAGCAGCAGCGCGGGTAACCTCTACACCGTGACGGACGGCGGGAAGACCCTTGTGATCGAGTGCGGAGTTCGCTTCAAAACCCTGCAATCGGCCCTCGGGTTTTCCTTGTCGTCCGTTTCCGGCCTCCTCGTGAGCCACGCCCACCAGGATCACGCAGCCTGCATCCAGGACGTCCTTCGGGCCAGCGTCCCTTGCTACATGAGCGAGGGGACGGCCCAGGCCCTGGGGGTCGCCGGACACCACCGGACGCACATCCTGACGGGCCTGCGACAGGTCGACATCGGCGGCTGGACCGTCTTGCCCTTTGGAGTGATTCATGATGCCGACGAACCGCTGGGTTTCCTGATCGTGGCCCCGGGCGGTGACCGGCTGGTCTATGCGGTCGACACGGCCTACGTCCCATACCGGTTCGAGCGGCTTAGCGTGATCGCCATTGAGGCCAATTTCTCGCTCGACACCATCAGGCGCAATGTGGCCAGCGGCGAGATCGCCCTGAGCCACAAGAACCGGGTGATCCAAAACCACATGAGCATCGAACGGGCCCTCGACATGCTCCGAGCCAACGACCTCAGTCAGGTGCGGGAGATCCACCTCCTGCATCTCTCGGACGGCAACAGCGACGCCGAGGCCTTCCGCCGCCAGGTCCAGGAGCTGACGGGCAAGCCCGTTTACGTCGCGGCGAGGCAGTAG
- a CDS encoding RecT family recombinase — protein MSVPQAQAQNQSQPNALALVKRDTVDVVAARIRQFVQDGELALPANYSPENAMKSAWLILQSTVDKERRPVLKACTKESIANALLDMVIQGLNPAKRQCYFIPYGDQLVCQRSYFGDEALVLRVKPDANIWYGVVYEGDEFEYQMERGLRKITKHVQQITNIKPDKIIAAYCVIEGKDGQVIHTEVMTIDQIHKSWQQSKTYRANGDGPHNNFPDQMCLRTAIRRASKAIINSSSDDYLLLERVNRSDEVGAEAEIEAEVEANANGEIIDAETKPAPAEPQVAAAKEQAPAVQSPAPQAPTKAPPAQQAKQTRLGEPGF, from the coding sequence ATGTCCGTTCCCCAGGCCCAGGCTCAGAACCAATCCCAGCCGAACGCCTTGGCGCTCGTCAAGAGAGACACCGTCGACGTTGTGGCTGCGAGGATCCGTCAGTTCGTGCAGGACGGCGAGCTGGCCCTGCCGGCCAACTACTCGCCCGAGAACGCCATGAAGTCGGCCTGGTTGATTTTACAGAGCACCGTCGACAAGGAGAGGCGGCCAGTGCTCAAGGCCTGCACCAAGGAGAGCATCGCCAACGCCTTGCTCGACATGGTCATCCAGGGGCTCAACCCGGCCAAGCGCCAGTGCTACTTCATCCCCTACGGCGACCAGCTCGTCTGCCAGCGCTCCTACTTCGGCGACGAGGCACTGGTCCTGAGGGTTAAGCCGGACGCCAACATCTGGTACGGCGTCGTCTACGAGGGCGACGAGTTCGAGTACCAGATGGAACGCGGCCTCCGGAAGATCACGAAGCACGTCCAGCAGATCACGAACATCAAGCCCGACAAGATCATCGCGGCATACTGCGTGATCGAGGGCAAGGACGGCCAGGTAATTCATACCGAGGTCATGACCATCGACCAGATCCACAAGTCCTGGCAGCAGAGCAAGACGTACCGGGCCAACGGCGACGGGCCGCACAACAACTTCCCCGACCAGATGTGCCTGCGCACGGCCATCCGCCGGGCCTCTAAGGCCATCATCAACAGCTCCAGCGACGACTACCTGCTCCTCGAACGCGTCAACCGGTCCGACGAGGTGGGCGCCGAGGCCGAGATCGAGGCCGAGGTCGAGGCCAACGCCAACGGCGAGATCATCGACGCCGAGACGAAGCCTGCGCCGGCCGAGCCCCAGGTGGCTGCCGCGAAGGAGCAGGCTCCCGCGGTTCAGTCGCCGGCGCCGCAGGCCCCGACCAAGGCCCCGCCGGCCCAACAGGCCAAGCAGACAAGGCTCGGAGAGCCGGGGTTCTGA
- a CDS encoding AAA family ATPase — protein sequence MRLLRLALRNFKGLQKFVLEPNGADIAVFGNNATGKTTLADAFMWLLFDKDSTNRKDFEIKTLGPDGQPVHGLEHEVEATLDLEPGRLTLRKVYQEQWTKKRGSAAKQFTGHITDHFIDGVPATKTEFTTRVARIADEAAFRLLTDPLYFNAQLHWQKRREILLQVCGDVSDADVIASDPALAGLPEILGNKTIEQLRKVLAARKAEINQELDRIPVRIDEARRGLPEAGGDAAALTTRLDGLRAQRSQVGAERLRIQAGGEAAELTKRLRENEAAALLLQQSYRVKADEAVRETQVLLADEIYEADRRARDGRRLRDEIAQGQKDLALSQARTQKLRDQWHEVDARHLTLSIEEVCPTCGRPLPEDRVREAREKAQADFNARKAAELEEITAQGKRLAESVETAQRSVAKLEAMAAEAERDAAEHQAKVAELQGKVNRLRADAPVIESDSEYKRLEAERHEIREKLAKLREGNTEALARVEGRVRELDEQITAAEADLGRISQRERGLERIKELEADERRLAGEFEELERQLYLTEQFIRAKVSMLEERVNGCFQLARFKLFDQQVNGGLTEVCEATYNGVPYSGLNHGGQLNVGLDIINTLTEHYKFVAPVWVDNAESVTAILRTRGQQIKLVVSAADKVLRVERESAPIKKEVA from the coding sequence ATGAGACTGTTACGACTGGCTTTGCGCAACTTCAAGGGGCTCCAGAAGTTCGTCCTGGAGCCGAACGGCGCGGACATCGCGGTCTTCGGCAATAACGCCACAGGCAAGACCACCTTGGCCGACGCCTTCATGTGGCTCCTCTTCGACAAGGACTCGACGAACCGCAAGGACTTTGAGATCAAGACCCTCGGGCCGGACGGCCAGCCGGTCCACGGCCTGGAGCACGAGGTCGAGGCAACCTTGGACCTCGAGCCCGGGCGCCTGACCCTCCGTAAGGTCTATCAGGAACAGTGGACCAAGAAGCGTGGCTCAGCCGCCAAGCAGTTCACCGGGCACATCACGGACCACTTCATCGACGGGGTGCCGGCGACCAAGACGGAGTTCACGACCCGGGTGGCCAGAATCGCCGACGAGGCGGCCTTCCGCCTTCTCACCGACCCGCTCTACTTCAACGCCCAGCTCCACTGGCAGAAGCGCCGGGAGATCCTCCTACAGGTCTGCGGCGACGTGTCTGACGCCGACGTGATCGCGAGCGACCCGGCCCTGGCCGGCCTGCCGGAGATCCTCGGGAACAAGACCATCGAGCAACTCCGTAAGGTCCTGGCCGCACGCAAGGCCGAGATCAATCAGGAGCTGGACCGTATCCCCGTGCGGATCGACGAGGCGAGGAGGGGCCTCCCCGAGGCCGGCGGTGACGCTGCGGCCCTTACGACTCGGCTCGACGGCCTCCGAGCCCAGCGCTCCCAGGTCGGGGCCGAGCGTCTCCGCATCCAGGCCGGCGGCGAGGCGGCCGAGCTGACGAAGAGGCTCCGGGAGAACGAGGCGGCCGCCCTGCTTCTGCAGCAGAGCTACCGGGTCAAGGCGGACGAGGCGGTAAGGGAAACCCAGGTGCTCCTGGCCGACGAGATTTACGAGGCCGATCGGCGGGCAAGGGATGGCCGGCGCCTGCGCGACGAGATCGCCCAGGGCCAGAAGGACCTCGCCCTGAGTCAGGCGCGTACCCAGAAGCTCCGCGACCAATGGCACGAGGTCGACGCGCGGCACCTGACCCTCAGCATCGAGGAGGTCTGCCCGACCTGCGGACGGCCGCTCCCCGAGGACCGGGTGCGCGAGGCGAGGGAGAAGGCTCAGGCCGATTTCAATGCCCGGAAGGCCGCGGAACTCGAGGAGATCACAGCGCAGGGAAAGCGCCTCGCCGAGTCGGTCGAGACGGCGCAGCGTTCCGTCGCTAAGCTCGAGGCGATGGCCGCAGAGGCCGAGCGGGACGCCGCCGAGCACCAGGCCAAGGTGGCCGAACTCCAGGGCAAGGTCAACCGTCTCCGGGCCGACGCGCCGGTCATCGAGTCCGACTCCGAGTACAAGCGCCTCGAGGCCGAGCGGCACGAGATCCGAGAGAAGCTGGCAAAGCTCCGCGAGGGCAACACCGAGGCCCTGGCCCGGGTCGAAGGCCGGGTGCGGGAACTGGACGAGCAGATCACGGCCGCCGAGGCCGACCTCGGTCGGATCAGCCAACGCGAGCGCGGCCTGGAGCGGATCAAGGAGCTGGAGGCCGACGAGCGGCGCCTGGCCGGTGAGTTCGAGGAACTCGAGCGTCAACTGTACCTGACCGAGCAGTTCATCCGGGCCAAGGTCTCGATGCTGGAAGAGCGGGTCAACGGATGCTTCCAACTGGCCCGGTTCAAGCTTTTCGACCAGCAGGTCAACGGCGGGCTCACGGAGGTATGCGAGGCGACCTACAACGGCGTCCCTTACAGCGGCCTCAACCACGGCGGTCAGCTCAACGTGGGCCTCGACATCATCAACACCCTGACCGAGCACTACAAGTTCGTGGCGCCGGTATGGGTCGACAACGCCGAGTCGGTCACAGCGATCCTGCGGACCCGCGGACAGCAGATCAAGCTCGTCGTTTCGGCCGCGGACAAAGTCCTGCGCGTGGAGCGCGAGTCCGCGCCCATCAAGAAGGAGGTGGCCTAG